The following coding sequences lie in one Agrobacterium vitis genomic window:
- a CDS encoding amidohydrolase/deacetylase family metallohydrolase, translated as MLPQEQGLGLLLLKNLRPLAFGEATPPQAIDILIGADGKIIKVGQNIALTEEAEVIDGKGAWISPGWVDLHVHIWHGGTDISIRPSECGAERGVTTLVDAGSAGEANFHGFREYIIEPSRERIKAFLNLGSIGLVACNRVPELRDIKDIDLDRILECYADNSEHIVGLKVRASHVITGSWGVTPVKLGKKIAKILKIPMMVHVGEPPALYDEVLEILGPGDVVTHCFNGKAGSSIMEDEDLYNLAERCAGEGIRLDIGHGGASFSFKVAEAAIKRGLLPFSISTDLHGHSMNFPVWDLATTMSKLLSVGMPFEKVVEAVTHAPASVIRLSMQDRLVPGARADFTIFDLIDADLEATDSNGDVARLTQLFEPRHAVIGREAIAASRYIPRARKLVRHSHGYSWR; from the coding sequence ATGCTGCCACAGGAACAAGGCTTGGGCCTCCTGCTGTTGAAAAACCTACGCCCTCTGGCCTTTGGCGAGGCAACACCCCCGCAGGCCATCGATATTTTGATTGGTGCAGATGGCAAGATCATCAAGGTCGGGCAAAATATTGCCCTGACAGAAGAGGCCGAAGTCATCGATGGCAAAGGCGCATGGATCTCGCCCGGCTGGGTCGATCTGCATGTGCACATCTGGCATGGCGGCACGGATATTTCCATTCGCCCATCGGAATGCGGGGCCGAGCGCGGCGTGACCACGTTGGTGGATGCAGGCTCCGCCGGAGAGGCGAACTTTCACGGCTTTCGCGAATATATCATTGAACCATCACGAGAGCGGATCAAAGCCTTCTTGAACCTCGGCTCGATTGGTCTGGTGGCCTGCAACCGCGTGCCGGAACTGCGCGACATCAAGGATATCGATCTAGACCGCATTCTGGAATGCTATGCGGACAACAGCGAGCATATCGTGGGCCTGAAAGTGCGCGCCAGCCATGTCATTACCGGCTCATGGGGTGTAACTCCGGTCAAACTCGGCAAGAAAATCGCCAAAATCCTGAAAATTCCGATGATGGTGCATGTTGGCGAACCGCCAGCACTTTACGATGAAGTGCTGGAAATTCTAGGCCCCGGCGATGTCGTCACCCATTGCTTCAACGGCAAGGCCGGGTCTAGCATTATGGAAGACGAAGACCTTTATAATCTCGCCGAGCGCTGCGCTGGCGAAGGAATCCGGCTGGATATCGGCCATGGCGGTGCATCCTTCTCGTTCAAGGTGGCAGAGGCGGCGATCAAGCGTGGGCTTTTGCCCTTTTCCATCTCCACCGATCTGCATGGGCATTCGATGAATTTCCCGGTCTGGGATCTGGCCACCACCATGTCCAAACTGCTCTCGGTGGGCATGCCGTTTGAGAAGGTGGTCGAGGCGGTGACCCATGCACCAGCCTCCGTTATCCGCCTGTCGATGCAGGATCGGCTGGTGCCGGGAGCGCGGGCTGATTTCACCATTTTCGATCTGATTGATGCCGATCTCGAAGCAACCGATTCCAATGGCGATGTTGCCCGTCTCACCCAGTTGTTTGAGCCGCGCCATGCCGTGATTGGCCGTGAGGCCATTGCCGCCAGCCGTTACATTCCGCGCGCCCGCAAACTGGTGCGCCACAGCCATGGGTATTCGTGGCGTTGA
- a CDS encoding ABC transporter permease, producing the protein MTQPISLESTPPPQSETMRFLRRLLRRKTVAIGLCILAIFVLLAVLAPWIAPYSPYKLSIMNRLKPPSGTYWFGTDEFGRDVFSRTIYAGRLSLLVGASVVVLSSLIGVTLGLLAGFFHRLDTPIARLIDAMMAFPDILLAIALVAALGPSLTTVIIALSVVYAPRLARIVRASTLVIRELPYIEAARALGISTTHIMVRHVLRNLMSPILVQATFLFASAMLAEAGLSFLGVGVSPEIPTWGTMIAAGRQYVDQADWMTLFPGFAIILSVMSLQIVGDGLRDMLDPRLQKDI; encoded by the coding sequence ATGACCCAACCCATATCCTTAGAGAGCACGCCCCCACCGCAATCGGAAACCATGCGTTTTCTGCGACGCCTTTTACGCCGCAAGACGGTGGCGATTGGCCTGTGCATTCTTGCCATCTTCGTGCTTCTGGCGGTGTTGGCACCATGGATCGCCCCTTATTCTCCCTATAAACTCTCGATCATGAACCGGCTGAAACCACCAAGCGGAACCTATTGGTTTGGCACCGATGAGTTTGGACGCGATGTGTTTTCGCGCACGATTTATGCGGGGCGGCTCTCTCTGCTGGTTGGGGCGTCGGTGGTGGTGCTGTCATCGCTGATTGGCGTCACGCTTGGGCTGCTCGCAGGCTTTTTTCATCGTCTGGATACGCCGATTGCCCGGCTAATTGATGCGATGATGGCCTTTCCCGATATTCTGCTGGCCATCGCATTGGTAGCGGCCCTTGGGCCATCGCTGACCACAGTGATCATTGCCCTCTCAGTGGTTTATGCACCCCGCTTGGCCCGCATTGTGCGTGCCTCAACATTGGTGATCCGCGAGCTACCCTATATCGAAGCAGCCCGCGCGCTTGGTATTTCCACCACACACATCATGGTGCGGCATGTGCTGCGCAATCTGATGTCGCCCATTCTGGTGCAGGCTACATTTTTGTTTGCCAGCGCCATGCTGGCCGAAGCGGGCCTGTCGTTTCTGGGCGTTGGCGTTAGTCCGGAAATCCCCACCTGGGGCACGATGATTGCGGCTGGTCGGCAATATGTCGATCAGGCCGATTGGATGACGCTGTTTCCCGGCTTTGCCATCATTCTCTCTGTGATGTCGCTTCAGATCGTCGGAGACGGTTTGCGCGACATGCTCGACCCAAGACTGCAAAAGGATATTTGA